In Actinomyces weissii, a genomic segment contains:
- a CDS encoding class II 3-deoxy-7-phosphoheptulonate synthase — MNELSTPQTTPSWRACKAAQQPSYPDAAALAAVTADLRTRPPLVFAGEVDALRRAMAKVERGEAFVLMGGDCAESFADNTANNIRAKLQTVLQMAAVLTYGASTPIVKIGRMAGQYAKPRSSDTETRDGLTLPAYRGDAVNDHAFTPQARTPDPTRMLDAYLRSGTTLNLIRSFTMGGYADLREVHSWNRGFTANPAYKRFEAFADEIDRAMRFMAAAGVDFDALRQVDFYAAHEALLLEYEDAMIREDSRSGRLYSTSAHLLWAGERTREPQDAHIALLAGVHNPVGVKIGPRTTPQEVLALVDRLNPQGDPGRLTLITRMGADRIRQALPPLIEAVQADGRPVSWVTDPMHGNTITTANGYKTRRFDTIMDEVRGFFEVHRAAGTHPGGIHVELTGDDVTECLGGGEHIDEATLARRYETLVDPRLNHQQSLEMAFEVAEMLSR; from the coding sequence ATGAACGAGCTCTCCACGCCCCAGACCACCCCCAGCTGGCGGGCGTGCAAGGCCGCCCAGCAGCCCAGCTACCCCGACGCCGCCGCGCTGGCCGCCGTCACCGCTGACCTGCGCACCCGCCCGCCGCTCGTCTTCGCCGGAGAGGTGGACGCCCTGCGCCGCGCCATGGCCAAGGTGGAGCGGGGCGAGGCCTTCGTGCTCATGGGCGGGGACTGCGCCGAGTCCTTCGCGGACAACACCGCCAACAACATTCGCGCCAAGCTGCAGACCGTCCTGCAGATGGCCGCCGTACTCACCTACGGGGCCTCCACTCCCATCGTCAAGATCGGGCGCATGGCCGGGCAGTACGCCAAGCCGCGCAGCAGCGACACCGAGACCCGCGACGGCCTCACCCTGCCCGCCTACCGGGGCGACGCCGTCAACGACCACGCCTTCACCCCCCAGGCCCGCACCCCCGACCCCACCCGCATGCTGGACGCCTACCTGCGCAGCGGCACCACCCTGAACCTCATCCGCTCCTTCACCATGGGCGGCTACGCCGACCTGCGCGAGGTCCACTCCTGGAACCGGGGCTTCACCGCCAACCCCGCCTACAAGCGCTTTGAGGCCTTCGCCGACGAGATCGACCGCGCCATGCGCTTCATGGCCGCCGCCGGGGTGGACTTTGACGCCCTGCGCCAGGTGGACTTCTACGCCGCCCACGAGGCCCTGCTCCTGGAGTACGAGGACGCCATGATCCGGGAGGACTCCCGCTCCGGGCGGCTCTACAGCACCTCCGCCCACCTGCTGTGGGCCGGGGAACGCACCCGCGAGCCGCAGGACGCCCACATCGCCCTGCTCGCCGGGGTGCACAACCCGGTAGGGGTCAAGATCGGGCCCCGCACCACCCCCCAGGAGGTGCTGGCGCTCGTGGACCGCCTCAACCCCCAGGGCGACCCCGGCCGCCTCACCCTGATCACCCGCATGGGCGCCGACCGGATCCGCCAGGCCCTGCCCCCGCTGATCGAGGCCGTCCAGGCTGACGGGCGGCCCGTCTCCTGGGTCACCGACCCCATGCACGGCAACACCATCACCACCGCCAACGGCTACAAGACCCGCCGCTTCGACACCATCATGGACGAGGTGCGCGGCTTCTTTGAGGTGCACCGGGCGGCAGGCACCCACCCGGGAGGCATCCACGTGGAGCTCACCGGCGACGACGTCACCGAGTGCCTGGGCGGCGGCGAGCACATTGACGAGGCCACCCTGGCCCGGCGCTACGAGACCCTGGTGGACCCGCGCCTGAACCACCAGCAGTCGCTGGAGATGGCCTTCGAGGTCGCCGAGATGCTCAGCCGGTAG
- a CDS encoding pyrophosphate--fructose-6-phosphate 1-phosphotransferase has protein sequence MTIRRVALLTAGGFAPCLSAAVGDLIERYTEVAPEVEIIAYQYGYHGLLTGNYIVIDEEARKNAGLLREFGGSPIGNSRVKLTNAKNLVERGLVKEGVNPLEFAAEQLRKDGVDVLHTIGGDDTNTTAADLAAYLHENDYELTVVGLPKTIDNDVVPIRQSLGAWTAAEQGAGFAFNVIGEHRSNPRMLIVHECMGRNCGYLTAETARRYHELLSTKQWAPSLGLTKERWDVHAVFLPEMKLDLAAEAKRLKAIMDEQGNVNIFLSEGAGVPEIIAEMEAAGQEVQRDPFGHVKLDTINPGQWFAKQFAELIGAEKVMVQKSGYYSRAAAANQEDLDLIKQMCDLAVDCALRGEPGVIGHDEENGDALTAIPFPRIAGGKPFDITQDWFTSLMAELGQDVAPAEATPEH, from the coding sequence ATGACGATCCGTCGCGTCGCCCTGCTCACTGCGGGCGGTTTCGCCCCCTGCCTGTCCGCCGCCGTCGGCGACCTGATCGAGCGCTACACCGAGGTCGCCCCCGAGGTCGAGATCATCGCCTACCAGTACGGCTACCACGGCCTGCTCACCGGCAACTACATCGTCATCGACGAGGAGGCCCGCAAGAACGCCGGCCTGCTGCGCGAGTTCGGCGGCTCCCCGATCGGCAACTCCCGCGTCAAGCTCACCAACGCCAAGAACCTGGTGGAGCGCGGCCTGGTCAAGGAGGGCGTCAACCCCCTGGAGTTCGCCGCCGAGCAGCTGCGCAAGGACGGCGTCGACGTCCTGCACACCATCGGTGGTGACGACACCAACACCACCGCCGCCGACCTGGCCGCCTACCTGCACGAGAACGACTACGAGCTCACCGTCGTCGGCCTGCCCAAGACCATTGACAACGACGTCGTGCCGATCCGCCAGTCCCTGGGCGCCTGGACCGCCGCCGAGCAGGGCGCAGGCTTCGCCTTCAACGTGATCGGCGAGCACCGCTCCAACCCCCGCATGCTGATCGTCCACGAGTGCATGGGCCGCAACTGCGGCTACCTCACCGCCGAGACCGCCCGCCGCTACCACGAGCTGCTCAGCACCAAGCAGTGGGCCCCCTCCCTGGGCCTGACCAAGGAGCGCTGGGACGTGCACGCCGTCTTCCTGCCCGAGATGAAGCTGGACCTGGCCGCCGAGGCCAAGCGCCTCAAGGCCATCATGGACGAGCAGGGCAACGTCAACATCTTCCTGTCCGAGGGCGCGGGCGTGCCCGAGATCATCGCCGAGATGGAGGCCGCCGGCCAGGAGGTCCAGCGCGACCCCTTCGGCCACGTCAAGCTCGACACCATCAATCCCGGCCAGTGGTTCGCCAAGCAGTTCGCTGAGCTGATCGGCGCCGAGAAGGTCATGGTGCAGAAGTCCGGCTACTACTCGCGCGCCGCCGCCGCCAACCAGGAGGACCTGGACCTCATCAAGCAGATGTGCGACCTGGCCGTCGACTGCGCCCTGCGCGGCGAGCCCGGCGTGATCGGCCACGACGAGGAGAACGGTGACGCCCTCACCGCCATCCCCTTCCCGCGCATCGCCGGAGGCAAGCCTTTCGACATCACCCAGGACTGGTTCACCAGCCTCATGGCCGAGCTCGGCCAGGACGTCGCCCCCGCGGAGGCCACCCCCGAGCACTGA
- a CDS encoding lysophospholipid acyltransferase family protein, with protein sequence MKVVAGPGIELLYQPWIRGAENIPATGAAILASNHLAVIDSFFLPLLIDREVAFIGKSDYFTGKGVKGWAVKRFMTAVGTIPVDRAGGKASMAAIQAGIDRLRSGELFGIYPEGTRSPDGRLYRGKTGVARIALATGAPVVPVAMIGSNLAQPIGQVLPSTRHRVGIVVGKPLDFSRYQGLENDRFVLRSITDEIMYALMSLSGQEYVDLYAADVKKAMDAEHKTAAEVTEQMLAEQRSRRPAAPVVEAPGGRPAPEVEVPEPPQEEAPEPDPGADGAETADPKH encoded by the coding sequence ATGAAGGTTGTGGCAGGTCCAGGCATTGAGCTGCTGTACCAGCCGTGGATCCGTGGTGCGGAGAACATCCCGGCCACGGGGGCCGCGATCCTGGCCTCCAACCACCTGGCGGTTATCGACTCCTTCTTCCTGCCGCTGCTGATCGACCGGGAGGTCGCCTTCATCGGCAAGTCGGACTACTTCACCGGCAAGGGCGTCAAGGGCTGGGCCGTGAAGCGCTTCATGACGGCGGTGGGCACCATCCCGGTGGACCGTGCGGGCGGGAAGGCCTCCATGGCGGCTATCCAGGCGGGGATCGACCGGCTGCGCTCCGGGGAGCTGTTCGGCATCTACCCGGAGGGCACCCGTAGCCCTGACGGGCGCCTGTACCGCGGCAAGACCGGGGTGGCGCGTATCGCCCTGGCCACGGGGGCCCCGGTGGTGCCGGTGGCCATGATCGGCTCCAACCTGGCCCAGCCGATCGGCCAGGTGCTGCCCTCCACCCGGCACCGGGTGGGGATCGTGGTGGGCAAGCCCCTGGACTTCTCCCGCTACCAGGGGCTGGAGAATGACCGTTTCGTGCTGCGCTCCATCACTGACGAGATCATGTACGCGCTCATGTCGCTGTCCGGGCAGGAGTACGTGGACCTGTACGCCGCGGACGTGAAGAAGGCCATGGACGCCGAGCACAAGACCGCGGCGGAGGTCACCGAGCAGATGCTCGCCGAGCAGCGCAGCCGCCGCCCCGCCGCCCCCGTGGTGGAGGCCCCCGGTGGGCGCCCCGCCCCCGAGGTGGAGGTCCCCGAGCCGCCCCAGGAGGAGGCCCCGGAGCCAGACCCGGGCGCGGACGGCGCTGAGACGGCTGACCCCAAGCACTGA
- a CDS encoding DEDD exonuclease domain-containing protein yields the protein MGTPLSEVTFVVVDLETTGGSPGAHAITEIGAVRVRGGQVLGELGTLVNPGVAVPAQITLLTGITNAMVATAPPVRAALVTFLEWARLHEEATALVAHNARFDVGHLRGAAQALGLEWPAPTVVDTLALARRAWDRSQVPNHRLGTLAAHVGASTSPTHRALDDARATVDVLHASLEVLAGLGLTHVEDLATAQDRVPAQLRAKTRLADGLPSTPGVYQFLSPDGQVLYVGSATDLRRRVRSYFNAAETRPHVRRMLRVAQQVRVVECPTLIEARVRELRQIDELDPPANRRSRSPRRRPWLALAPGPRPRLRLTTVPDTDRLGEVVGPFSSRSRGAAALRAAESVLRLEPWDGSSTSLPPPGQQAAGPPLGAAESLEQARRALADEPDLVAAPLLERIRALAAAQRYEEAGTWTDRLRAFLRAAERAQRARPLLACPHLVAARRLEAGGWEIVCVRWGRLAGSATSPPGADPRPVVAALCSAAQVVARPERIGAQTSVEETLLLADWVLSEGTRLVELEGPEGDGSVLSSPVAGAARHQEVLHSDR from the coding sequence ATGGGCACCCCTCTGTCCGAGGTCACCTTCGTGGTCGTGGACCTGGAGACCACCGGCGGCTCCCCGGGTGCCCACGCGATCACCGAGATCGGGGCGGTGCGGGTGCGCGGCGGGCAGGTGCTCGGCGAGCTGGGCACGCTCGTGAACCCCGGCGTGGCCGTGCCCGCGCAGATCACCCTGCTCACCGGCATCACCAACGCCATGGTCGCCACCGCGCCCCCGGTCCGGGCCGCCCTGGTCACCTTCCTGGAGTGGGCGCGCCTGCACGAGGAGGCCACGGCCCTGGTGGCCCACAACGCCCGCTTCGACGTCGGCCACCTGCGTGGGGCCGCCCAGGCCCTGGGGCTGGAGTGGCCCGCACCCACGGTGGTGGACACCCTGGCGCTGGCCCGCCGGGCCTGGGACCGCAGCCAGGTGCCCAACCACCGCCTCGGCACCCTGGCCGCCCACGTCGGCGCCAGCACCTCCCCCACCCACCGGGCCCTGGACGATGCCCGCGCCACCGTGGACGTGCTGCACGCCTCCCTGGAGGTGCTGGCCGGGCTGGGGCTGACCCACGTGGAGGACCTGGCGACCGCCCAGGACCGGGTCCCCGCCCAGCTGCGCGCCAAGACCCGGCTGGCTGACGGCCTGCCCAGCACCCCGGGCGTCTACCAGTTCCTCTCCCCCGACGGCCAGGTCCTGTACGTGGGCAGCGCCACGGACCTACGACGGCGGGTGCGCTCCTACTTCAACGCCGCTGAGACCCGCCCCCACGTGCGCCGGATGCTCCGGGTGGCCCAGCAGGTGCGGGTGGTGGAGTGCCCCACCCTGATCGAGGCGCGGGTGCGCGAGCTGCGGCAGATAGACGAGCTGGACCCACCCGCCAACCGCCGCTCCCGCTCCCCCCGGCGCCGCCCCTGGCTAGCCCTGGCCCCCGGACCGCGCCCCCGCCTAAGGCTGACCACCGTGCCGGACACGGACCGGCTCGGGGAGGTGGTGGGCCCCTTCTCCTCCCGCTCCCGGGGTGCCGCCGCCCTGCGGGCCGCCGAGTCCGTGCTGCGCCTGGAGCCCTGGGACGGCAGCAGCACCTCCCTGCCACCACCCGGCCAGCAGGCAGCAGGCCCCCCGCTGGGCGCGGCCGAGTCCCTGGAGCAGGCCCGCCGGGCACTGGCTGACGAGCCGGACCTGGTGGCCGCGCCCCTGCTGGAGCGGATCCGTGCCCTGGCGGCCGCGCAACGCTACGAGGAGGCTGGCACCTGGACCGACCGGCTGCGCGCCTTCCTGCGGGCCGCGGAACGGGCGCAGCGGGCCCGCCCCCTGCTGGCCTGCCCGCACCTGGTCGCGGCACGCCGTCTGGAGGCCGGCGGCTGGGAGATCGTCTGCGTGCGCTGGGGGCGGCTGGCCGGTTCCGCCACCTCCCCACCGGGAGCCGACCCGCGCCCCGTGGTGGCAGCCCTGTGCTCCGCCGCCCAGGTAGTGGCCCGCCCGGAGCGGATCGGCGCGCAGACCAGCGTGGAGGAGACGCTGCTGCTGGCGGACTGGGTGCTCAGCGAGGGCACGCGCCTGGTAGAGCTGGAAGGGCCGGAAGGTGACGGCTCCGTGCTCTCCAGCCCCGTCGCCGGTGCCGCCCGCCACCAGGAGGTGCTGCACTCAGACCGTTGA
- a CDS encoding response regulator transcription factor, whose translation MTDQAAESLELLVFADDSNVREQVINGVGRRPAKGLPLVSWTQCATAEGVRLAIADRAQAGKEPFAALVLDAEAKKLGGMGLAHELLTSLDQRPPVVLLTARPQDGWLATWARADAVVPRPLDPMSLQEAVAGVLRRRNA comes from the coding sequence ATGACCGACCAGGCCGCCGAGAGCCTTGAGCTGCTCGTCTTCGCTGACGACTCGAATGTGCGTGAGCAGGTGATTAACGGTGTCGGGCGCCGCCCCGCCAAGGGCCTGCCGCTGGTGTCCTGGACCCAGTGCGCCACCGCGGAGGGGGTGCGTCTGGCTATCGCGGACCGTGCCCAGGCCGGTAAGGAGCCTTTTGCCGCCCTGGTGCTGGACGCGGAGGCCAAGAAGCTGGGCGGCATGGGCCTGGCGCACGAGCTGCTCACCTCCCTGGACCAGCGTCCCCCGGTGGTGCTGCTGACCGCCCGCCCGCAGGACGGCTGGCTGGCCACCTGGGCGCGCGCCGACGCCGTCGTGCCCCGTCCCCTGGACCCCATGAGCCTGCAGGAGGCCGTCGCTGGCGTCCTGCGCCGCCGCAACGCCTGA
- a CDS encoding superoxide dismutase, whose amino-acid sequence MSTYTLPELPYDYAALEPHVSGRIMELHHDKHHAAYVAGANAALEALAQAREAGDLGAVNLWEKNLAFNLGGHTNHSVFWKNLSPNGGGEPEGELAEAIKDSFGSFDRFKAHFTAAAMGIQGSGWAVLAYDSLSGRLVVFQLFDQQGNVPVGTIPLFMVDMWEHAFYLDYLNVKADYVKAIWNIANWADVSQRLADAVARTQGLILR is encoded by the coding sequence ATGAGCACCTACACGCTCCCCGAGCTCCCCTACGACTACGCCGCCCTGGAGCCGCACGTCTCCGGGCGCATCATGGAGCTCCACCACGACAAGCACCACGCCGCCTACGTCGCCGGGGCCAACGCCGCCCTGGAGGCCCTGGCCCAGGCCCGGGAGGCGGGCGACCTGGGGGCCGTCAACCTGTGGGAGAAGAACCTGGCCTTCAACCTCGGTGGCCACACCAACCACTCCGTGTTCTGGAAGAACCTCAGCCCTAACGGCGGCGGCGAGCCGGAGGGCGAGCTGGCTGAGGCCATCAAGGACTCCTTCGGCTCCTTCGACCGCTTCAAGGCCCACTTCACCGCCGCCGCCATGGGCATCCAGGGCTCCGGCTGGGCGGTGCTCGCCTACGACTCCCTGTCCGGCAGGCTCGTGGTCTTCCAGCTCTTCGACCAGCAGGGCAACGTGCCGGTGGGCACCATCCCCCTGTTCATGGTGGACATGTGGGAGCACGCCTTCTACCTGGACTACCTGAACGTCAAGGCCGACTACGTCAAGGCGATCTGGAACATCGCCAACTGGGCCGACGTCTCGCAGCGGCTGGCCGACGCCGTCGCCCGCACCCAGGGCCTGATCCTGCGCTGA
- a CDS encoding FKBP-type peptidyl-prolyl cis-trans isomerase — translation MPRKPIVLTTLALATSLCLAGCSGTKEEPVVEVATNVDCSTLTIDSDAPALPTISDVRGAEPTVEWSGKKAPENLTVKILQEGDGAEVAAGAQVTVNYSGWQWDSSTAFESSFSKGAPPSFSVDGVITGWRCALPGKHVGDRLLLSIPAQYAYGTDRSSGKPTGTLVFVVEIEGTESLEEVNAGTKDAVPEGDQQVADRGLTVSGELGAPATVSVNDGAVAPTENEFIVLARGNGEAITENSVVLIQTAGSSWDNLETFSTWEEKQPMRISAGSDPALKGIIGLPVGSRVLVLIPGDAESETPALAQVIDLERLD, via the coding sequence TTGCCTCGCAAACCGATCGTCCTGACCACCCTGGCCCTGGCCACCTCCCTGTGCCTGGCTGGCTGCTCCGGCACCAAGGAGGAGCCAGTGGTGGAGGTGGCCACCAACGTGGACTGCTCAACCTTGACCATTGACAGCGACGCTCCGGCGCTGCCCACGATCAGCGATGTGCGTGGCGCTGAGCCGACCGTTGAGTGGAGCGGCAAGAAGGCCCCCGAGAACCTCACGGTCAAGATCCTCCAGGAGGGTGACGGCGCTGAGGTGGCGGCGGGCGCGCAGGTGACGGTCAACTACAGCGGCTGGCAGTGGGACTCCAGCACTGCTTTTGAGTCCTCTTTCAGCAAGGGGGCGCCTCCTTCGTTCTCGGTGGACGGGGTTATCACCGGCTGGCGCTGTGCCCTGCCCGGCAAGCACGTGGGGGACCGCCTGCTGCTGTCCATCCCGGCGCAGTACGCCTACGGTACGGACAGGTCCAGTGGCAAGCCCACCGGCACCCTGGTGTTCGTGGTCGAGATCGAGGGCACTGAGAGCCTTGAGGAGGTCAACGCTGGCACCAAGGACGCGGTGCCGGAGGGTGACCAGCAGGTCGCTGACCGTGGTCTGACGGTCTCCGGTGAGCTGGGTGCCCCGGCCACCGTCTCCGTGAACGACGGCGCCGTGGCGCCCACGGAGAACGAGTTCATCGTGCTGGCCCGGGGCAACGGGGAGGCCATCACCGAGAACTCGGTCGTGCTCATCCAGACGGCGGGGAGCAGCTGGGACAACCTGGAAACCTTCTCCACCTGGGAAGAGAAGCAGCCCATGCGGATCTCTGCGGGCTCGGACCCGGCGCTCAAGGGCATCATCGGTCTGCCCGTCGGCTCCCGGGTACTGGTACTCATCCCTGGTGACGCGGAGTCTGAGACCCCGGCGCTGGCGCAGGTGATCGACCTGGAGCGCCTGGACTGA
- a CDS encoding HesB/IscA family protein translates to MAEPNEAATTTETPTHEVMLTEVAAAKVASLLAQEGRDDLRLRVAVQPGGCSGLVYQLYFDERLLDGDALRSFPSGSEHMESVEVVVDRMSVPYLSGATIDFADSIEKQGFTIDNPNAKGSCACGESFH, encoded by the coding sequence ATGGCAGAGCCCAACGAGGCGGCAACGACCACCGAGACCCCCACCCACGAGGTCATGCTCACCGAGGTGGCTGCCGCCAAGGTAGCCAGCCTGCTGGCCCAGGAGGGACGGGACGACCTGCGTCTGCGCGTGGCCGTCCAGCCGGGCGGCTGCTCCGGCCTGGTCTACCAGCTCTACTTCGACGAGCGGCTGCTGGACGGTGACGCCCTGCGCTCCTTCCCCAGCGGCAGTGAGCACATGGAGAGCGTGGAGGTGGTCGTGGACCGCATGAGCGTGCCCTACCTGTCTGGCGCCACTATCGACTTCGCGGACAGCATCGAGAAGCAGGGCTTCACCATCGACAACCCCAACGCCAAGGGCTCCTGCGCCTGCGGCGAGTCCTTCCACTGA
- a CDS encoding ABC-F family ATP-binding cassette domain-containing protein, translated as MINVQDLTMRIGARQLVASASFRVDKGMRIGLVGRNGAGKTTMTKLLAASAVAQGTSQSVADADERHGLEAVEHEGTISCNGSVGYLPQDTKVGDLSELARDRILSARGIDALLARIRKAEERIATTQGDAMAKALDRYTRLDHEFTMAGGYAAASEASRISAALGLPDRVLNQPIGTLSGGQRRRVELARVLFQQPDTLLLDEPTNHLDHDSVVWLRDHLRSYSGGFIIISHDVELLRDTVNQVMHLDANRGVLDVYHLGWDAYLKQRADDEHRRRRERTNAEKKAAALRAQGEKMRAKATKAVAAQQMLKRAERLLEGLEAEQQADRVAHLRFPDPAPCGKTPLRARGLSKAYGSLEVFAGVDLAIDRGSRVVVLGLNGAGKTTLLRLLGGVEQPDSGEVVPGHGLKIGYYAQEHETIDSSRTVVENLRRAAPQMDDTQVRSVLGSFLFSGADADKPARVLSGGEKTRLALALLVVSSANVLLLDEPTNNLDPASREEILRALSTFAGAVVLVTHDEGAVAALNPERVLLLPDGDEDLWNDSYMELVTLA; from the coding sequence GTGATCAACGTCCAGGACCTGACCATGCGCATCGGCGCCCGCCAGCTCGTAGCCTCCGCCAGCTTCCGGGTGGACAAGGGCATGCGCATCGGCCTGGTGGGGCGCAACGGCGCGGGCAAGACCACCATGACCAAGCTGCTGGCCGCCTCCGCCGTCGCCCAGGGCACCAGCCAGTCCGTGGCGGACGCCGACGAGCGCCACGGACTGGAGGCGGTGGAGCACGAGGGCACCATCAGCTGCAACGGCTCGGTGGGCTACCTGCCCCAGGACACCAAGGTCGGTGACCTCAGCGAGCTGGCCCGGGACCGGATCCTGTCCGCCCGCGGCATCGACGCCCTGCTGGCACGCATCCGCAAGGCGGAGGAGCGGATCGCCACCACGCAGGGCGACGCCATGGCCAAGGCCCTGGACCGCTACACCCGCCTGGACCACGAGTTCACCATGGCGGGTGGCTACGCGGCCGCCTCGGAGGCCTCCCGCATCAGCGCGGCCCTGGGCCTGCCGGACCGGGTCCTCAACCAGCCCATCGGCACCCTCTCCGGCGGGCAGCGCCGCCGCGTGGAGCTGGCCCGGGTGCTCTTCCAGCAGCCGGACACGCTGCTGCTGGACGAGCCCACGAACCACCTGGACCACGACTCCGTGGTCTGGCTGCGAGACCACCTGCGCAGCTACTCCGGGGGCTTCATCATCATCAGCCACGACGTGGAGCTGCTGCGGGACACCGTGAACCAGGTGATGCACCTGGACGCCAACCGGGGGGTGCTGGACGTCTACCACCTGGGCTGGGACGCCTACCTCAAGCAGCGGGCCGACGACGAGCACCGGCGTCGGCGCGAGCGCACCAACGCGGAGAAGAAGGCTGCCGCCCTGCGCGCCCAGGGCGAGAAGATGCGGGCCAAGGCCACCAAGGCCGTGGCCGCCCAGCAGATGCTCAAGCGGGCCGAGCGGCTGCTGGAGGGGCTGGAGGCTGAGCAGCAGGCGGACAGGGTGGCCCACCTGCGCTTTCCCGACCCCGCCCCCTGCGGCAAGACTCCGCTGCGGGCCCGGGGGCTGTCCAAGGCCTACGGCTCCCTGGAGGTGTTCGCCGGGGTGGACCTGGCCATCGACCGGGGCAGCCGCGTGGTGGTGCTGGGGCTCAACGGTGCCGGCAAGACCACCCTGCTGCGGCTCCTGGGCGGGGTGGAGCAGCCTGACTCCGGTGAGGTGGTGCCCGGGCACGGCCTGAAGATCGGCTACTACGCCCAGGAGCACGAGACCATTGACAGCTCGCGCACGGTGGTGGAGAACCTGCGCCGTGCCGCGCCCCAGATGGACGACACCCAGGTCCGCTCCGTGCTGGGCTCCTTCCTCTTCTCCGGGGCGGACGCGGACAAGCCCGCCCGGGTGCTCTCCGGCGGGGAGAAGACCCGCCTGGCCCTGGCCCTGCTGGTGGTGTCCTCCGCCAACGTGCTGCTTCTGGACGAGCCCACCAACAACCTGGACCCGGCCAGCCGGGAGGAGATCCTGCGGGCCCTGAGCACCTTCGCGGGCGCGGTGGTGCTGGTGACCCACGACGAGGGGGCGGTTGCCGCCCTCAACCCGGAGCGGGTGCTGCTGCTGCCCGACGGCGACGAGGACCTGTGGAACGACTCCTACATGGAGCTGGTGACCCTGGCCTGA